A genome region from Ctenopharyngodon idella isolate HZGC_01 chromosome 5, HZGC01, whole genome shotgun sequence includes the following:
- the LOC127512365 gene encoding polyubiquitin-like: protein MELAIKLLNGDVKRLVVKVDATVGELKQLISQHFSQPPYKQKLSSDNGQRISLEDDSRSLSSYGLHSGSVVMLLITNPPFQVFVKNEKGQTKTYDVEVNETVDQLQTKIFRKDGVPKDQQRLIYNGRQLEAGMKLQDYDITSGSTIHMTLRLRGG, encoded by the coding sequence ATGGAACTGGCAATAAAACTGTTAAACGGAGACGTGAAGCGGCTGGTGGTGAAAGTTGATGCCACAGTTGGCGAACTCAAGCAGCTCATTTCTCAGCACTTCAGTCAGCCTCCTTACAAACAGAAGCTTTCTAGCGACAACGGTCAACGTATCAGCCTTGAGGATGATTCCAGAAGCCTCAGCAGTTACGGTTTGCACTCAGGATCAGTGGTGATGCTGCTCATCACGAACCCCCCTTTCCAAGTGTTCGTCAAGAACGAAAAGGGACAGACCAAAACCTATGACGTTGAAGTCAATGAGACCGTAGATCAGCTTCAGACTAAGATCTTCCGCAAAGACGGTGTCCCCAAGGATCAGCAGCGACTGATTTACAACGGCAGACAACTGGAGGCTGGCATGAAGCTGCAAGACTACGACATCACATCTGGAAGCACCATTCACATGACTCTCCGCCTCCGAGGAGGTTAA
- the pxmp2 gene encoding peroxisomal membrane protein 2 — MPTQSVLVRDPSFLARVLQQYLSLLKKYPIITKSITSGILSALGNLLSQALEYRKNRGENSPKKKINVLGPVHFAIYGLFITGPLSHYFYHLLEVLLPTTVPYCLIKRLLLERLIFAPAFLLLFYVVMNALEGKTITDVQNKLKTSYWPAMKMNWKVWTPFQFININYIPVQFRVLFANLVALFWYAYLASVRK; from the exons ATGCCAACGCAAAGTGTACTTGTCCGAGATCCCTCTTTTCTGGCGAGGGTACTACAGCAATACTTGAGTTTGTTAAAGAAATATCCAATCATCACCAAATCGATTACGAG TGGTATTCTATCTGCTTTGGGAAATCTTCTGTCTCAAGCTTTGGAGTACAGGAAGAACAGGGGAGAAAACagcccaaaaaagaaaatcaacgTTCTGGGACCTGTACACTTTGCAATTTATGG ACTTTTTATCACAGGTCCACTCAGTCATTACTTCTACCATCTCCTGGAGGTGCTTTTGCCAACCACTGTCCCATACTGCCTGATCAAGCGCCTTCTGCTGGAACGTCTCATATTCGCCCCTGCTTTCCTCTTGCTCTTCTATGTGGTTATGAATGCTTTGGAG GGCAAGACAATCACAGATGttcaaaacaaacttaaaaCAAGTTACTGGCCTGCAATGAAGATGAACTGGAAGGTTTGGACCCCGTTTCAGTTTATCAACATCAACTATATACCGGTGCAG TTTCGAGTGCTGTTTGCCAACCTGGTTGCCTTATTCTGGTATGCCTATCTAGCATCTGTCAGGAAATGA
- the usp30 gene encoding ubiquitin carboxyl-terminal hydrolase 30 isoform X3: MPWCKQGATDKLVREFLRTGSAARNKMMKNWGVIGGIAAAMAAGVYVLWGPISDRKKKRKGMVPGLLNLGNTCFMNSLLQGLAACPSFIRWLEDFESESSVHLERTERETQLSRSLMQLLKALSSHDPGEDDVLDAGGLLEALRLYRWHISSFEEQDAHELFHVLTSSLEEERERQPRVTHLFDMQTLEKSVESKEKNISCRSGGPLHPIPSLWRTRHPFHGRLTSYMACKRCEQQSPVHYDSFDSLSLSIPSVQWGRPVTLDQCLQHFISSETIKEVECENCTKQAEELVNGEVLESQRTTFVKQLKLGKLPQCLCIHLQRLTWSKEGTPIKRQEHVQFTEYLSLDRYKHCTAGQNLQRTSKINKPISAKAAGEPKDKTIANGVADSEHCNNNKPLSNRTFQSVFLHSPGLSSQFNLTYDYSASEYLFRLTAVLVHHGDMHSGHFITYRRCPAAPRGTSPFSSQWLWVSDDSVRKASLQEVLSSSAYLLFYERVQRHGLRVEE, from the exons ATGCCTTGGTGCAAACAAGGAGCTACAGACAAGCTTGTTCGAGAGTTTTTACGCACTGGATCCGCTGCAAG GAACAAGATGATGAAAAACTGGGGTGTAATTGGTGGTATAGCTGCTGCCATGGCTGCTGGAGTGTATGTACTATGGGGGCCAATTTCAGACaggaagaagaagagaaaag GTATGGTTCCTGGTCTGCTTAATCTGGGGAACACATGCTTTATGAACTCACTTCTCCAGGGCCTGGCAGCGTGTCCTTCCTTCATCAGATGGCTTGAAGATTTTGAAAGTGAAAGCAGTGTCCATCTAgagagaacagagagagagactcagCTGTCCAGATCTCTGATGCAGTTACTTAAAG CCCTATCAAGTCATGATCCTGGAGAAGATGACGTTTTAGATGCAGGAGGCCTTTTAGAAGCTCTCAGACTTTACAGATGGCACATCAGCTCCTTTGAGGAACAG GATGCTCATGAGCTCTTTCATGTTCTCACATCATCATTAGAGGAGGAACGGGAACGCCAACCCAGAGTCACTCACCTGTTCGACATGCAAACACTGGAG AAATCTGTGGAgtccaaagaaaaaaacattagctGCAGAAGTGGAG GCCCATTACATCCTATTCCGAGTTTATGGAGGACTCGGCATCCTTTTCATGGGCGGTTAACAAGTTATATGGCTTGCAAGCGCTGTGAGCAGCAG AGTCCTGTGCACTATGATTCTTTCGACAGCTTGTCTCTTTCAATCCCCTCAGTACAGTGG GGCCGACCGGTTACTTTGGACCAGTGTCTGCAGCATTTCATCTCCTCTGAAACCATCAAAGAAGTGGAGTGTGAAAACTGTACCAAG CAGGCTGAAGAGCTTGTAAATGGAGAAGTCCTTGAGAGTCAGAGGACGACGTTTGTCAAACAGCTGAAACTTGGGAAG TTGCCTCAGTGCCTCTGCATCCATTTGCAGAGACTGACATGGTCTAAAGAGGGCACTCCCATAAAGAGACAAGAGCATGTTCAGTTTACTGAATATTTGTCTCTGGATCGATACAAACATTGCACTGCTGGTCAAAACCTGCAGAGGACCAGCAAAATAAACAAGCCCATATCTGCCAAAGCTGCCGGAGAACCAAAAGACAAAACCATCGCCAATGGTGTTG cagATTCAGAACACTGTAACAACAATAAGCCACTATCCAATAGAACCTTTCAGTCTGTCTTTCTACACTCACCAGGACTGAGCTCACAATTCAACCTCACTTACGACTACAG CGCCTCGGAGTACCTCTTCCGCTTAACAGCTGTATTGGTTCACCATGGCGACATGCACTCAGGACATTTTATCACTTACCGCCGCTGCCCTGCTGCTCCCCGTGGGACTTCTCCTTTTAGCTCCCAGTGGCTCTGGGTTTCTGATGATTCTGTGAGGAAAGCCAGCCTTCAGGAGGTGCTCTCCTCCAGCGCATATCTGCTCTTTTACGAACGAGTGCAAAGGCACGGTCTGAGGGTAGAAGAGTAG
- the usp30 gene encoding ubiquitin carboxyl-terminal hydrolase 30 isoform X4 yields the protein MPWCKQGATDKLVREFLRTGSAARNKMMKNWGVIGGIAAAMAAGVYVLWGPISDRKKKRKGMVPGLLNLGNTCFMNSLLQGLAACPSFIRWLEDFESESSVHLERTERETQLSRSLMQLLKALSSHDPGEDDVLDAGGLLEALRLYRWHISSFEEQDAHELFHVLTSSLEEERERQPRVTHLFDMQTLEKSVESKEKNISCRSGGPLHPIPSLWRTRHPFHGRLTSYMACKRCEQQSPVHYDSFDSLSLSIPSVQWGRPVTLDQCLQHFISSETIKEVECENCTKQQAEELVNGEVLESQRTTFVKQLKLGKLPQCLCIHLQRLTWSKEGTPIKRQEHVQFTEYLSLDRYKHCTAGQNLQRTSKINKPISAKAAGEPKDKTIANGVGLSSQFNLTYDYSASEYLFRLTAVLVHHGDMHSGHFITYRRCPAAPRGTSPFSSQWLWVSDDSVRKASLQEVLSSSAYLLFYERVQRHGLRVEE from the exons ATGCCTTGGTGCAAACAAGGAGCTACAGACAAGCTTGTTCGAGAGTTTTTACGCACTGGATCCGCTGCAAG GAACAAGATGATGAAAAACTGGGGTGTAATTGGTGGTATAGCTGCTGCCATGGCTGCTGGAGTGTATGTACTATGGGGGCCAATTTCAGACaggaagaagaagagaaaag GTATGGTTCCTGGTCTGCTTAATCTGGGGAACACATGCTTTATGAACTCACTTCTCCAGGGCCTGGCAGCGTGTCCTTCCTTCATCAGATGGCTTGAAGATTTTGAAAGTGAAAGCAGTGTCCATCTAgagagaacagagagagagactcagCTGTCCAGATCTCTGATGCAGTTACTTAAAG CCCTATCAAGTCATGATCCTGGAGAAGATGACGTTTTAGATGCAGGAGGCCTTTTAGAAGCTCTCAGACTTTACAGATGGCACATCAGCTCCTTTGAGGAACAG GATGCTCATGAGCTCTTTCATGTTCTCACATCATCATTAGAGGAGGAACGGGAACGCCAACCCAGAGTCACTCACCTGTTCGACATGCAAACACTGGAG AAATCTGTGGAgtccaaagaaaaaaacattagctGCAGAAGTGGAG GCCCATTACATCCTATTCCGAGTTTATGGAGGACTCGGCATCCTTTTCATGGGCGGTTAACAAGTTATATGGCTTGCAAGCGCTGTGAGCAGCAG AGTCCTGTGCACTATGATTCTTTCGACAGCTTGTCTCTTTCAATCCCCTCAGTACAGTGG GGCCGACCGGTTACTTTGGACCAGTGTCTGCAGCATTTCATCTCCTCTGAAACCATCAAAGAAGTGGAGTGTGAAAACTGTACCAAG CAGCAGGCTGAAGAGCTTGTAAATGGAGAAGTCCTTGAGAGTCAGAGGACGACGTTTGTCAAACAGCTGAAACTTGGGAAG TTGCCTCAGTGCCTCTGCATCCATTTGCAGAGACTGACATGGTCTAAAGAGGGCACTCCCATAAAGAGACAAGAGCATGTTCAGTTTACTGAATATTTGTCTCTGGATCGATACAAACATTGCACTGCTGGTCAAAACCTGCAGAGGACCAGCAAAATAAACAAGCCCATATCTGCCAAAGCTGCCGGAGAACCAAAAGACAAAACCATCGCCAATGGTGTTG GACTGAGCTCACAATTCAACCTCACTTACGACTACAG CGCCTCGGAGTACCTCTTCCGCTTAACAGCTGTATTGGTTCACCATGGCGACATGCACTCAGGACATTTTATCACTTACCGCCGCTGCCCTGCTGCTCCCCGTGGGACTTCTCCTTTTAGCTCCCAGTGGCTCTGGGTTTCTGATGATTCTGTGAGGAAAGCCAGCCTTCAGGAGGTGCTCTCCTCCAGCGCATATCTGCTCTTTTACGAACGAGTGCAAAGGCACGGTCTGAGGGTAGAAGAGTAG
- the usp30 gene encoding ubiquitin carboxyl-terminal hydrolase 30 isoform X2 encodes MPWCKQGATDKLVREFLRTGSAARNKMMKNWGVIGGIAAAMAAGVYVLWGPISDRKKKRKGMVPGLLNLGNTCFMNSLLQGLAACPSFIRWLEDFESESSVHLERTERETQLSRSLMQLLKALSSHDPGEDDVLDAGGLLEALRLYRWHISSFEEQDAHELFHVLTSSLEEERERQPRVTHLFDMQTLEKSVESKEKNISCRSGGPLHPIPSLWRTRHPFHGRLTSYMACKRCEQQSPVHYDSFDSLSLSIPSVQWGRPVTLDQCLQHFISSETIKEVECENCTKQQAEELVNGEVLESQRTTFVKQLKLGKLPQCLCIHLQRLTWSKEGTPIKRQEHVQFTEYLSLDRYKHCTAGQNLQRTSKINKPISAKAAGEPKDKTIANGVDSEHCNNNKPLSNRTFQSVFLHSPGLSSQFNLTYDYSASEYLFRLTAVLVHHGDMHSGHFITYRRCPAAPRGTSPFSSQWLWVSDDSVRKASLQEVLSSSAYLLFYERVQRHGLRVEE; translated from the exons ATGCCTTGGTGCAAACAAGGAGCTACAGACAAGCTTGTTCGAGAGTTTTTACGCACTGGATCCGCTGCAAG GAACAAGATGATGAAAAACTGGGGTGTAATTGGTGGTATAGCTGCTGCCATGGCTGCTGGAGTGTATGTACTATGGGGGCCAATTTCAGACaggaagaagaagagaaaag GTATGGTTCCTGGTCTGCTTAATCTGGGGAACACATGCTTTATGAACTCACTTCTCCAGGGCCTGGCAGCGTGTCCTTCCTTCATCAGATGGCTTGAAGATTTTGAAAGTGAAAGCAGTGTCCATCTAgagagaacagagagagagactcagCTGTCCAGATCTCTGATGCAGTTACTTAAAG CCCTATCAAGTCATGATCCTGGAGAAGATGACGTTTTAGATGCAGGAGGCCTTTTAGAAGCTCTCAGACTTTACAGATGGCACATCAGCTCCTTTGAGGAACAG GATGCTCATGAGCTCTTTCATGTTCTCACATCATCATTAGAGGAGGAACGGGAACGCCAACCCAGAGTCACTCACCTGTTCGACATGCAAACACTGGAG AAATCTGTGGAgtccaaagaaaaaaacattagctGCAGAAGTGGAG GCCCATTACATCCTATTCCGAGTTTATGGAGGACTCGGCATCCTTTTCATGGGCGGTTAACAAGTTATATGGCTTGCAAGCGCTGTGAGCAGCAG AGTCCTGTGCACTATGATTCTTTCGACAGCTTGTCTCTTTCAATCCCCTCAGTACAGTGG GGCCGACCGGTTACTTTGGACCAGTGTCTGCAGCATTTCATCTCCTCTGAAACCATCAAAGAAGTGGAGTGTGAAAACTGTACCAAG CAGCAGGCTGAAGAGCTTGTAAATGGAGAAGTCCTTGAGAGTCAGAGGACGACGTTTGTCAAACAGCTGAAACTTGGGAAG TTGCCTCAGTGCCTCTGCATCCATTTGCAGAGACTGACATGGTCTAAAGAGGGCACTCCCATAAAGAGACAAGAGCATGTTCAGTTTACTGAATATTTGTCTCTGGATCGATACAAACATTGCACTGCTGGTCAAAACCTGCAGAGGACCAGCAAAATAAACAAGCCCATATCTGCCAAAGCTGCCGGAGAACCAAAAGACAAAACCATCGCCAATGGTGTTG ATTCAGAACACTGTAACAACAATAAGCCACTATCCAATAGAACCTTTCAGTCTGTCTTTCTACACTCACCAGGACTGAGCTCACAATTCAACCTCACTTACGACTACAG CGCCTCGGAGTACCTCTTCCGCTTAACAGCTGTATTGGTTCACCATGGCGACATGCACTCAGGACATTTTATCACTTACCGCCGCTGCCCTGCTGCTCCCCGTGGGACTTCTCCTTTTAGCTCCCAGTGGCTCTGGGTTTCTGATGATTCTGTGAGGAAAGCCAGCCTTCAGGAGGTGCTCTCCTCCAGCGCATATCTGCTCTTTTACGAACGAGTGCAAAGGCACGGTCTGAGGGTAGAAGAGTAG
- the usp30 gene encoding ubiquitin carboxyl-terminal hydrolase 30 isoform X1: protein MPWCKQGATDKLVREFLRTGSAARNKMMKNWGVIGGIAAAMAAGVYVLWGPISDRKKKRKGMVPGLLNLGNTCFMNSLLQGLAACPSFIRWLEDFESESSVHLERTERETQLSRSLMQLLKALSSHDPGEDDVLDAGGLLEALRLYRWHISSFEEQDAHELFHVLTSSLEEERERQPRVTHLFDMQTLEKSVESKEKNISCRSGGPLHPIPSLWRTRHPFHGRLTSYMACKRCEQQSPVHYDSFDSLSLSIPSVQWGRPVTLDQCLQHFISSETIKEVECENCTKQQAEELVNGEVLESQRTTFVKQLKLGKLPQCLCIHLQRLTWSKEGTPIKRQEHVQFTEYLSLDRYKHCTAGQNLQRTSKINKPISAKAAGEPKDKTIANGVADSEHCNNNKPLSNRTFQSVFLHSPGLSSQFNLTYDYSASEYLFRLTAVLVHHGDMHSGHFITYRRCPAAPRGTSPFSSQWLWVSDDSVRKASLQEVLSSSAYLLFYERVQRHGLRVEE, encoded by the exons ATGCCTTGGTGCAAACAAGGAGCTACAGACAAGCTTGTTCGAGAGTTTTTACGCACTGGATCCGCTGCAAG GAACAAGATGATGAAAAACTGGGGTGTAATTGGTGGTATAGCTGCTGCCATGGCTGCTGGAGTGTATGTACTATGGGGGCCAATTTCAGACaggaagaagaagagaaaag GTATGGTTCCTGGTCTGCTTAATCTGGGGAACACATGCTTTATGAACTCACTTCTCCAGGGCCTGGCAGCGTGTCCTTCCTTCATCAGATGGCTTGAAGATTTTGAAAGTGAAAGCAGTGTCCATCTAgagagaacagagagagagactcagCTGTCCAGATCTCTGATGCAGTTACTTAAAG CCCTATCAAGTCATGATCCTGGAGAAGATGACGTTTTAGATGCAGGAGGCCTTTTAGAAGCTCTCAGACTTTACAGATGGCACATCAGCTCCTTTGAGGAACAG GATGCTCATGAGCTCTTTCATGTTCTCACATCATCATTAGAGGAGGAACGGGAACGCCAACCCAGAGTCACTCACCTGTTCGACATGCAAACACTGGAG AAATCTGTGGAgtccaaagaaaaaaacattagctGCAGAAGTGGAG GCCCATTACATCCTATTCCGAGTTTATGGAGGACTCGGCATCCTTTTCATGGGCGGTTAACAAGTTATATGGCTTGCAAGCGCTGTGAGCAGCAG AGTCCTGTGCACTATGATTCTTTCGACAGCTTGTCTCTTTCAATCCCCTCAGTACAGTGG GGCCGACCGGTTACTTTGGACCAGTGTCTGCAGCATTTCATCTCCTCTGAAACCATCAAAGAAGTGGAGTGTGAAAACTGTACCAAG CAGCAGGCTGAAGAGCTTGTAAATGGAGAAGTCCTTGAGAGTCAGAGGACGACGTTTGTCAAACAGCTGAAACTTGGGAAG TTGCCTCAGTGCCTCTGCATCCATTTGCAGAGACTGACATGGTCTAAAGAGGGCACTCCCATAAAGAGACAAGAGCATGTTCAGTTTACTGAATATTTGTCTCTGGATCGATACAAACATTGCACTGCTGGTCAAAACCTGCAGAGGACCAGCAAAATAAACAAGCCCATATCTGCCAAAGCTGCCGGAGAACCAAAAGACAAAACCATCGCCAATGGTGTTG cagATTCAGAACACTGTAACAACAATAAGCCACTATCCAATAGAACCTTTCAGTCTGTCTTTCTACACTCACCAGGACTGAGCTCACAATTCAACCTCACTTACGACTACAG CGCCTCGGAGTACCTCTTCCGCTTAACAGCTGTATTGGTTCACCATGGCGACATGCACTCAGGACATTTTATCACTTACCGCCGCTGCCCTGCTGCTCCCCGTGGGACTTCTCCTTTTAGCTCCCAGTGGCTCTGGGTTTCTGATGATTCTGTGAGGAAAGCCAGCCTTCAGGAGGTGCTCTCCTCCAGCGCATATCTGCTCTTTTACGAACGAGTGCAAAGGCACGGTCTGAGGGTAGAAGAGTAG
- the svopa gene encoding synaptic vesicle 2-related protein, translating into MDDDLFQLRQLPVVKFRRTGESTRSGDECGSREEALEVEGGRMDMESVSLADGAPVPREFANPTDDTFMVEDAVEAIGFGTFQWKLSILTGLSWMADAMEMMILSILAPQLHCEWALPSWEVALLTSVVFIGMMISSSLWGNISDKYGRKTGLKMSVLWTLFYGLLSAFAPIYGWILFLRALVGFGIGGAPQSVTLYAEFLPMRSRATCILLIEIFWALGTVFEVMLAILVMPTLGWRWLLALSTIPLFIFAFFCFWLPESARYDVLTGNQEKALNTLRRIATENNVPMPLGKLIVARQEDRGKLRDLFSPHLRWTTVLLWFIWFSNAFSYYGVVLLTTELFQEGGACGGAKGRKREPGCSLECKYLNSDDYKDLLWTTLSEFPGLLVTLWAIDRLGRRKTMALCFFVFSLCIVPLYGCVGRTSLTVFIFIARAFIAGGFQAAYVYTPEVYPTATRALGLGTSSGMARVGALITPFVAQVMLESSVYLTLSVYCCCCLLAAIASCALPIETTGRGLQESSHREWGQEMMGRASDHSPGGIPHSSSGSQD; encoded by the exons ATGGACGATGATTTGTTTCAGTTAAGGCAGCTCCC AGTGGTGAAATTTCGGCGTACAGGTGAAAGCACTCGCTCAGGGGATGAGTGTGGCAGCAGGGAAGAGGCTTTGGAGGTGGAGGGAGGACGGATGGATATGGAGTCTGTTTCCTTGGCCGATGGTGCTCCGGTGCCTCGGGAATTTGCCAACCCCACTGATG ACACCTTCATGGTTGAGGATGCCGTGGAAGCCATTGGCTTTGGGACATTTCAGTGGAAACTGTCCATCCTGACTGGACTTTCTTGG aTGGCCGACGCCATGGAGATGATGATTCTCAGTATATTGGCGCCTCAACTGCACTGTGAGTGGGCACTGCCCAGCTGGGAGGTGGCACTGCTAACTTCG GTTGTATTTATTGGAATGATGATCAGTTCTTCATTATGGGGGAACATATCTGATAAATATGGGAGAAAAACA GGTTTGAAGATGAGTGTATTGTGGACCCTCTTCTATGGCCTCCTCAGTGCATTTGCACCTATATACGGATGGATCTTGTTCCTCAGGGCTCTGGTGGGCTTCGGTATTGGAGGGGCTCCACAATC AGTAACACTGTATGCTGAGTTTCTCCCTATGCGGTCCAGAGCCACTTGCATTCTGTTGATAGAG ATATTCTGGGCTTTGGGTACAGTATTTGAAGTAATGCTGGCTATTTTGGTGATGCCAACTTTGGGCTGGCGCTGGCTGCTGGCCCTCTCCACTATTCCGCTcttcatttttgcttttttttgcttt TGGCTGCCAGAAAGCGCTCGTTACGACGTCCTGACAGGAAATCAGGAGAAGGCTTTGAACACACTCAGACGCATTGCTACAGAGAATAATGTCCCAATGCCGCTGGGAAAACTCATAGTGGCCAGACAG GAGGACAGGGGAAAACTTCGGGATCTTTTCTCTCCACACTTACGCTGGACCACAGTTCTGCTCTGGTTCATATG GTTCTCTAATGCATTTTCATATTATGGTGTGGTTTTGCTGACCACAGAGCTTTTCCAGGAGGGAGGTGCCTGTGGTG GGGCGAAGGGCAGAAAAAGGGAGCCAGGTTGTAGTTTGGAGTGCAAATATCTAAATTCAGATGATTACAAAGACCTGCTGTGGACCACACTTTCTGAGTTTCCAG GCCTGCTGGTGACCCTGTGGGCAATTGATCGTTTAGGAAGGAGGAAGACTATGGCACTGTGTTTCTTTGTCTTCTCCCTCTGCATTGTGCCGCTCTACGGCTGTGTGGGAAG GACTTCTTTGACAGTATTTATATTCATTGCGAGGGCCTTCATCGCTGGAGGTTTCCAGGCTGCATATGTGTACACCCCTGAG GTGTATCCCACAGCGACGAGGGCACTGGGTTTGGGCACCAGTAGTGGGATGGCCCGAGTTGGAGCTCTCATCACACCATTTGTGGCACAG GTGATGCTGGAATCATCAGTGTACCTGACCCTGTCAGTATACTGTTGCTGCTGTTTGCTGGCTGCTATTGCTTCCTGTGCGCTGCCCATAGAGACCACAGGGCGGGGCCTACAGGAGTCCAGTCACAGAGAGTGGGGTCAGGAGATGATGGGACGGGCCTCAGACCACAGCCCTGGAGGGATTCCACATTCCAGCTCTGGATCACAGGACTAA